One stretch of Suricata suricatta isolate VVHF042 chromosome 13, meerkat_22Aug2017_6uvM2_HiC, whole genome shotgun sequence DNA includes these proteins:
- the LOC115276844 gene encoding olfactory receptor 13D1-like, with amino-acid sequence MKTGNSSAVTKFFLMGFSKHPELQLLLFMLCLIMNVIILLGNSLLIVIIILDSRLHTPMYFFLGNLSLLDICYTSSSIPPILIIVKSERKSISFIGCTLQMALSLGLGSTECILLAVMAYDRYVAICNPLRYPIIMNRMLYVHMAAWSWIIGCLNSLVQTVMTMILPFCGNNVIYHLTCEILALLKLICADISMNVFIMTVATTVLSVIPLLLIFISYVFILSSILRINSAEGRKKAFSTCSAHLTAVFLFYGSALFMYMKPKSKDTNTSDEIIGLSYGVITPMLNPIIYSLRNKEVKEAMKKILSRHLNLLKS; translated from the coding sequence ATGAAGACGGGGAATTCTTCCGCTGTGACCAAATTCTTTCTGATGGGATTTTCCAAACACCCAGAGCTCCAGcttcttctgttcatgctctgcctcatCATGAATGTGATAATCCTGCTGGGAAATAGTCtcctcattgtcatcatcatacTGGATTCtcgcctccacacccccatgtacttcttccttggGAACCTCTCACTCTTGGACATCTGCtacacatcttcatccattcccCCAATCCTTATCATAGTAAAGTCTGAGAGAAAATCTATCTCCTTCATTGGCTGTACTCTGCAGATGGCTCTCTCGCTTGGATTGGGCTCCACTGAGTGTATCCTCTTGGCTGTGATGGCCTATGATCgatatgtggccatctgcaacccaCTGAGGTACCCCATCATCATGAACAGGATGCTTTATGTGCATATGGCTGCTTGGTCTTGGATCATAGGCTGTCTAAACTCCTTAGTGCAAACAGTCATGACAATGATATTGCCTTTCTGTGGGAATAATGTCATTTACCATCTTACCTGTGAGATCCTGGCCCTTCTTAAACTCATATGTGCAGACATTTCCATGAATGTGTTCATCATGACAGTGGCAACTACTGTTTTATCAGTGATTCCTCTgctgttaattttcatttcctatgtttttatCCTCTCTTCCATCCTGAGAATTAATTCtgctgaagggagaaagaaagcctTTTCTACCTGTTCTGCCCACCTGACTGcggttttcttattttatggctCAGCCCTTTTTATGTACATGAAGCCCAAGTCTAAGGACACAAATACTTCTGATGAGATCATTGGACTGTCTTATGGAGTGATAACCCCAATGTTGAATCCcatcatctacagcctgaggaataaagaggtgaaagaagccatgaagaaaatcctaagcagacaCCTGAATTTACTGAAATCATGA